GGCGGACTCATTGCTGAACTAAAGGTATTGGAATCACTGAATGAGGTTTCCCTACTCTCTCCTATTCGTTTGGATTGGAAAAACAGAAGATAAATTGTACTTCGTTTGCCTAAATACTTGCGGCCTTTTCTAGCCGATTGCGAAGTCCCTCTTCCCCAGGTCCCGGTTTGGGAACTTCGCAAACGATGGTTTGGAGTCCCAAACTGTCACAGGATTCAAAAAAAGCATAGAGTTTAGACGCATAATCTTCGTTAGATGATACTAAACAAAGATTCTTACCTTCCCCTAATGTGTGATTTTGAATTCTCTGGTTTTCTAATACTGGTTTTATCCCTTCCAAGGAAAATCCAATCCATGCGGTGGACTTGGATTCATTCATTGTCTTTAAACTAAATTCGAATTCTTCTTTGGATGCCAAAATCACACGGGCTGTGGGAGCATAGTGTTTGTATTTTGTTCCAGGACTTAAGGGAACGGAACCTGTCTCCTTTTGGGAACCAGGCCCTGGAATCCAAAGTTCAGGGAGAATTTTCAGAAGTTCATTCGACTCAATGGATCCGGGCCGTAGTAATGCCGGAGATTTCCCCACAAGGCTTACCACCGTCGATTCAATCCCAAAACTCGGCTCCTCAGCAACAAGGATTCCATCCACTACTCCATCGAAGTATCGCAAAACATCACTTAGTTTGGTTAAAGAAGGCCTACCCGATAGATTGGCTGAAGGGGCAGAGACCGGTCCCAGAGAAAGTTCAATCCATTCTCGAACCACTGGATTTTTAGGAATCCTTACGGCGAGTGTATCCAATTCCTTTGGAAAAAGGGATTTGTCTTTTTTAGGAAGGATGAGAGTGAGGGGGCCCGGAGAAAAACGTTCCAATAACGCTCTACCAACATCCCCTAACTCACATACGGCGGCAATGGATTCAATAGAATGAAAATGGGCAATGAGAGGATTGTCTTTGGGCCTTCCTTTGATTTCGTAAATGCGGAGACAAGCCGACTCAAGCCTTGTGGAAGCGCCAATTCCATAAACTGTTTCTGTGGGAAACACAACGACCTTTCCCTCTTGGATGAGGTTCGCAAGCAAACGTACATCCGAAGAGATTAAGGTTTTCATTTTAAAACTTTTTTGTTTTAGATTTTGATTTAGAATCAGAAACTTTTAAAGCCTCTTTGGAATCACTCATTGGAGTTGTTGTTTCTTCCTTTGGTTCTTCTTCCTCTTTGGCTTTTTCCACAGGAGGGAGCTGGCCTTGTACCAGTTTACTTAAGTAAACATTGATTTCTGGATCATTGTCAGTCACGAGTTGCCAGAAAGAAAATCCCCCCAAATCGTATTTACGAAGAAGGGTCATTTTTTCTTCAAAGGCTTTTCGGTTCATATAGAAAGCCACTCGGTCACAACCACCACTGGTATACCAAAGGGATGGATCTTCATAAGCGCGATTTTTATGGATGTCAGAAAACTTAGATAAGTTTTTCCAACTGGCCACTTTGTTTTCTTCGTTTAAGATACGATTGATATCCGTGGGTTGGCGATTTTTATGGACCCCTGCTTTGATCCTTTGGGCATCGGAATGATAGATGGCTTTGGCAGAAGATTTGCAATTGAGAGCCCAATCATATCCATAAGTGGGAATGGCCATATAAAGTTTATGCATGGGCACTCTTTTTTTGGCATAAGTGATGATTTCTTTTAACCAAACATTCGGTGCTTGGGGGCCTGGACCTGGGTTATGGTATTTGCGAGGGTGGAGCTCATAGGCCATAATTTTCACTCGATCCGCATGTTTGGCAAGGAACGCATAGTCATGAGTAGTGGGCCCTCTCCAATTTTCACGGAAATCAAGAACGATTGGTTTGGAAAGGCCACGGCAATTCAGTTCTTTCTTTTTTGTTTTTTCTGCAGGGGTTTTCGGGTGAACCGCAACAGAAATCAGTTTTCCTTTTTTATGAACTTCTCGGGCAAGTAGTGCAAAAAACTCTTCAAACTTTTCTTTTTTGTCGCAGGACATTCCTTCATAATCAATATCAATTCCATCATAACCATAAGTCATAATTTCATTTACGATGACTTGGATGTGATGGTCACGGATGTCGTTACGGCCACCCATTCCAATGTTTTCTTGGATTTTTTCCTTTGGATTTTCCCAGCGAAAGATAGTCGGAATGATTTTGACTTTTGGATTTAACGCACGAAGTTCCAGAACTCGTTCTTTCTTGGAAGTACTAGACCAACTAGAAATCAATTCTCCGTTATTAGATAAACCCCCTTTCATTGTATAAATGAAGGGATGGATTTCGTTGTAGAGATGGACTGTTTTTTTCATCGCTGTCCAATCAGTGGACCAGGCGGAGGAACGAAATGTTACATTCTCATCTGGAAGGAAACCCGGTAAATCAACAGATTCTTCTACGGTTTGGGTTGTTTGGGACTCTGAGTTTTCTTTTGTTTCCATCTCGGAGGGAGTGCCAAGAGAGGGAGTCGAAGCTTCGACTACACTTGGATTGGCATTCCCCATTTTGGGCGCGTCTTTCAAAACAAGGGCGGTTCCACTCGTTTGGATTAAATTCATTCCTAAATAGAAGGAGATGGCGGATAAAAAGACCCAAGAGGCAAATAATAAGGAATATTTAGCTGCATTAGACAGAGGATGTTTGGAAGAGGATGAGTTTTCAGATTCGGGCATATATTACTTCTAGTATGATTATCGAACGCGGATGAAAAAAAGAGTAGAGAATATTAGAAACACGCAAGACCCTATTTCTCATCCCATGATTTTTCAGGAGGGATTCTCTCCTAGTCTAAATTCAAAGGAAAGGAAAAAGAAATTTATGCATGTTCTCAAACAAAAACCGGTCATTCTATATACGGTTCTTCTTAGTTTTTTTCTAACCTTTCTTTTGCTTGCGGAGCTTACCGGTAGTAAATTATTTTTTGCCTTCGGATTCACGATGACTATGGGGGTTATCCCTTTTCCTGTCACTTTCATCATCACAGACCTTTTAAACGAATACTATGGTAGAAAGGTAGTACGAGCCACAACCTTTCTTGGTATGGTGATGATTGGACTTGCTTACCTTCTCATTGTCATCGACATCCAAATTCCGGCAAGTCCCGAATCCCCGATTGATGATGCCTCCTTCGAACGAGTGTTTGCCAATTCTGGCCTTGTGATTTTAGGTTCCATCATTGCTTATATGATTGGGCAGATGATTGACCTTCATACTTTCCATTTCCTTAGGAAAAAAACTGCCGGTAAACATATATGGCTAAGGGCTACCGGTTCCACCATCATCTCCCAACTGATTGATTCTTATGTGGTAATCTTTATCGCTCTGGGAAAATACCATCCCGTCTCCAAACTGATCGCCATTGCCAACACAAACTTTTTATACAAGATGGGTGTGGCTATCCTTATCACACCACTTCTCTATGCCATCCATATCTACATTGATCGTTATTTGGGGGAAACATTGAAGAAACAAATGTTCCGATCAGCGATGGAAGAAGAAGGATTGGAATCCACCATCCAACCAGGGTAAGGCGACTATGTTCCAACCAAGAATCGAAAGAATCAAAGCCATCCTCGGCAAAACTCCTGCCAATATCGGACATAGAGGTGCAAGGGGTCTTGCTCCAGAAAACACTCTTGTATCCTTTCTTGTGGGATCTGATTCCACAAGATTTTTTGAATTGGATACCATGCTCTGTGCCTCTGGCGAACTTGTGGTCATCCATGACTTCACTGTGGATCGAACCACCGACGGGAAAGGAAAAGTGGCGGATTATAAATACCGGGCTCTTGCGGAACTCGATGCGGGAAGTTTTTTTGAAGAAGCCTTTGAAGGAGAACAAATTCCGACTCTGTCCCAAGTGATTCAAACCCTTCCTGAAAATACTGTTTTTGATATTGAAATGAAAAGTGAAGGTAAAAAAGAGGAAAGGCAGGCTCTAACATCGGCCCTTGTCAAACTGATTCGGAAATACAAACTCAGTGATCGCATTTGGGTTAGTAGTTTTGATTGGGATCTTGTGGATCTGATCAGAATCGAAGAACCCGAAGTATTACGTGGCCTTCTCGTGGCAAAAGGAGATTCGCTAAACAAGAGTTATATGGATTATGAACCGGATTTAATCCTTCCCCATCTTTCTGCCTGTACAAAAGAGTTTGTTCAAAGCCTAAAGGAAGAATCCTTACTTGTGATTCCATATACCACCAATACGGAAGAAGAATGGAGCCAGCTATTAGAGGTAGGAGTGGCGGGTCTCATTACAGACTATCCTGACCGTTTGGCGGAATTTTTAGAATCTAAAAAATAAAACCAGACCCAATTTCCCCAAGGATCTTCATACAACGAATAGTTTTTGTCTGGAATGGATTGAACCAGTTTGAGTGAAGAAAAATTGGAGTGGTTGAGGGTGGTTGTGTCACAAATAAGAGTGATGGTTCCTTTACGCACCGGGCAATGTTCTGTAGCTTTGGAAAAGACCAAACATTCCCCCGATTCCAATTTCAATTCTGAATGACCAAAACTTTCTTTTAGGACAGTCCCCCCGAGAAACGATAGGTAAAATCGAAGTGGAATCGTTGTGTCCTCGCCTCCGTCTAAATTGACAGAGAAGAACTGAGGAAAGATTAAATTCATGTTTTTGTTATCATTCATCATGCAAGGAACTCGTTTCGTTATGTTGAGGTTCCCTATTTAGAATCCTATGTCGATCCAATCCCCATCGCGATTTTATTTTTTTTTATTTTTCTTGGTTTCCGGTATCATTAACTTTCTGTTATGTGAAACTATTTATTTCGAATCCCTCCATTCCGCAGACAATCTCTACCTTCCTTTATTATCAAGGGATTTAGTTTCGGGACAAGGGATGGTTCACTGGTATTTGCCTCCATCTCCCTATTTTTTCCCTGATTTATTTTTAAATCTAATCCTCTATCCATTTGTTCCCTTTTTATATATTCCTTCAGCGTATGGAACTCTCCAAATGTTCTTTGTGTTACTCGGAATTTCCATTTTTATTTCCAAGTATACAACCAAAACAGAGTCACTAGAGTTTCTCTTTCGTTTCGAGTTTCTTTTGATCCTACTTTCTCTCCTCGGATATTGGATTGGAGACAATCCCCTTCCTTTTGTATATTTTCTATCGCAGGCACACCACAGCACAGGTTTTTTTTTCTCACTTCTCCTTGCCATGTATCTTTATTCGGTGTTAAACGACAGAGAAAAGGATCACCGAGGGAATGGTTCTCACCAGTATCTTCCCAATCATTTAACTGCCTTCTTTTTCTTTAGTTTTTCCCTGCTTTATCTCTCGGATCGTTTTTCGTTTTCAGTGGGTGCCATCGCTTTTTTTGTGGTTCGAATTTGGGATTCTAAGATGCCTCTCTCGGAGAGAATTTCTTACTTCCAAAAGAAACGTTTTTGGATTTTAATAATATTTTTTCTTCTCTTCAATGAACTCACATTCCTCGGTTTGAGACAGATCTTTCTGATTCCCGGAAGTTTCCAAATTCTCGGGAATTATCTAACACGCCAAACTTTAGAAAGTAGTTTGCAACTCTCTGGAAATTACCTTTGGGACTTTTCGAAACATATCTACTACCAAGGAAAATCGATTCTTTTCTTAATTTGTTTGCTCTTTTTTACTTATCCAAAATTTCCTAAACTC
The sequence above is drawn from the Leptospira sp. WS4.C2 genome and encodes:
- a CDS encoding L-threonylcarbamoyladenylate synthase, whose translation is MKTLISSDVRLLANLIQEGKVVVFPTETVYGIGASTRLESACLRIYEIKGRPKDNPLIAHFHSIESIAAVCELGDVGRALLERFSPGPLTLILPKKDKSLFPKELDTLAVRIPKNPVVREWIELSLGPVSAPSANLSGRPSLTKLSDVLRYFDGVVDGILVAEEPSFGIESTVVSLVGKSPALLRPGSIESNELLKILPELWIPGPGSQKETGSVPLSPGTKYKHYAPTARVILASKEEFEFSLKTMNESKSTAWIGFSLEGIKPVLENQRIQNHTLGEGKNLCLVSSNEDYASKLYAFFESCDSLGLQTIVCEVPKPGPGEEGLRNRLEKAASI
- a CDS encoding glycosyl hydrolase family 18 protein; protein product: MPESENSSSSKHPLSNAAKYSLLFASWVFLSAISFYLGMNLIQTSGTALVLKDAPKMGNANPSVVEASTPSLGTPSEMETKENSESQTTQTVEESVDLPGFLPDENVTFRSSAWSTDWTAMKKTVHLYNEIHPFIYTMKGGLSNNGELISSWSSTSKKERVLELRALNPKVKIIPTIFRWENPKEKIQENIGMGGRNDIRDHHIQVIVNEIMTYGYDGIDIDYEGMSCDKKEKFEEFFALLAREVHKKGKLISVAVHPKTPAEKTKKKELNCRGLSKPIVLDFRENWRGPTTHDYAFLAKHADRVKIMAYELHPRKYHNPGPGPQAPNVWLKEIITYAKKRVPMHKLYMAIPTYGYDWALNCKSSAKAIYHSDAQRIKAGVHKNRQPTDINRILNEENKVASWKNLSKFSDIHKNRAYEDPSLWYTSGGCDRVAFYMNRKAFEEKMTLLRKYDLGGFSFWQLVTDNDPEINVYLSKLVQGQLPPVEKAKEEEEPKEETTTPMSDSKEALKVSDSKSKSKTKKF
- a CDS encoding queuosine precursor transporter: MHVLKQKPVILYTVLLSFFLTFLLLAELTGSKLFFAFGFTMTMGVIPFPVTFIITDLLNEYYGRKVVRATTFLGMVMIGLAYLLIVIDIQIPASPESPIDDASFERVFANSGLVILGSIIAYMIGQMIDLHTFHFLRKKTAGKHIWLRATGSTIISQLIDSYVVIFIALGKYHPVSKLIAIANTNFLYKMGVAILITPLLYAIHIYIDRYLGETLKKQMFRSAMEEEGLESTIQPG
- a CDS encoding glycerophosphodiester phosphodiesterase — translated: MFQPRIERIKAILGKTPANIGHRGARGLAPENTLVSFLVGSDSTRFFELDTMLCASGELVVIHDFTVDRTTDGKGKVADYKYRALAELDAGSFFEEAFEGEQIPTLSQVIQTLPENTVFDIEMKSEGKKEERQALTSALVKLIRKYKLSDRIWVSSFDWDLVDLIRIEEPEVLRGLLVAKGDSLNKSYMDYEPDLILPHLSACTKEFVQSLKEESLLVIPYTTNTEEEWSQLLEVGVAGLITDYPDRLAEFLESKK
- a CDS encoding VOC family protein, coding for MMNDNKNMNLIFPQFFSVNLDGGEDTTIPLRFYLSFLGGTVLKESFGHSELKLESGECLVFSKATEHCPVRKGTITLICDTTTLNHSNFSSLKLVQSIPDKNYSLYEDPWGNWVWFYFLDSKNSAKRSG